acctcaccaattccctgtacaatctcaacatgacatcccaactcctatactcaaatggtctgagcaatgaaggcaagcatgctaaatgccttcttaatcaccttgttTACAAGTGATGCAAGttgcaaagaattatgtacatgaaccccTAGGGCTTTATGTTCCAGAACGCTACCCAATTCTATTCAGCTGTGGATAATAAAATTGATCCTTGTCCTGTACTGATCTCGTGCGCATATAATGGGCCTTTTGGCTGTGTGCTAATGTCCCAGCTTCTGGGCCAGAAAATCAGGGTTCAAGTTGCATCTGTCCTTGGAAGTATGGCATTGCATGTCTGAGCAAGTTTAAACAAAATAACCTGGTGACCATACATTTCCAACCAATATTACTGGGAAGACCCGGAATTTTGGTTGTCCATTTTGTtctgtggcaggaccacagaAGTGTTGCTAGTTACAGCTTCCTCTTGTCAGCTCTGTGGAAGACCTGCTAACACTTAACACAGATCACAGCTGGAACTTGGGAAATGTTAATTTGTGATTTTCTAACCAGATGTGCACTTATTAGTGATTGCGTTGGGAGAACTTACATTATTCTTCATAACAACTGAATTATTACCTTTACTGCCGAGCTTGCAGTGATGTTGTGTAACATCTTGTGTCCAGTGACTGCTCCGAAGTGTCCCTTTGTCATGAATGAAGCATCTCGTTTACTGAACGGACCTGTAGCGACTACACATAGACTATAAGTCCACGGTTAAACTTCCATTTCTTGCTGATCAGTTTGTATTGGTTACATTTTATAATTTTGGGAAGGTCTGCTTTTGAGACTCTCTCCTTGATGGAGAATTCCAAAATCATGATCAAGATCAATAGGTATTGGCATCTTGGCATGCTCTGACCCTGAAAAAAGTCTCTTGTGATTCagttttctgctttcattttatatattattATCTTGATTTAAATGCTGATTCTGGCCTCTGGGCTTCATGGCATACACCGAATGGTCtctaaatgtgaaaaaaaatttgAGCCTTTCTCATATAAATGCATTTTTCATAAGGTGAGAATTTTTCTCCGGAAATAATGGAAAAATGAAAAGGCCACAGGGTGGAGTGCTTAACTCCCATAATTCCATTTACAGAATTTTTTGTAGTAATAATGTGGTTGTCATTTAAACATTTTTGATGTGGTGATGCAACCAGCTTCCTTTTTATTGTATTTGACCGTGCAATGTCCTTTATTTAaatctttggagggatatgggccgggtgctggtaggtgggactagattgggttgcgatatctggtcagcatggacgggttgaaccgaagggtctgtttccctgctgtacatctctgactctatgtataTTCAATTTTGTTAACCCTTTTTAATATTTATCAATGAGAATTAAATTGTTTCTTGCTGTTAACAGAGCCTGCAAAGTCACCAACCCCGGTGACGACTACAACAGTACCCTCGCTGTCAGTGACATTTACTGCCCCAACAGGAGAAATTTCTGCTGAACCAACAGCCAGCTCCACACCCATTTCTGCTGTTGTCTCCAGTCCTCTGCTGGTCAGTTTGAAGAAGATGCAGAACTGCTCAAACGCAGTTAGTAATTCAGGTGTGTAATTATGGGTCAACAGTTTGTCATTAGTTTTGATGCAATTGATTTCAAAGATCAAAATAAGTTTCTTTTTGCAAATGTTAGCTAACTGAATTCAGCAATATTGAACCAATTAAGCATTTTATGGCTGCACCCAGAAAATTTCTGCCAGGTAAATTGTTCAGCATAGCTTGTTGATGTGCAGGTAACAATGTAGTCCTATTTTCTGTTTGCTGTATTCCAATTTAAAATGAGTTTGGACAGTGTTATTTGAGTTCCTAATCAACATTGGCTAAAACACAGAACTTTTCTTAATTTATTTCAGAATATAAATCTCAAACAGAAGACCCACCGCATGGTTGTTGTGGGAAATAGAGCAAAATATCAAGTTGTATTTGAGAGTGTTCATTTGAGTTTGAGAAAGGGTAAATTTTGATGTTTATTATTTGGTGTTCAGCTGTGTTAACCAGAACTGACCCAAAACTACTTGATGCTGACAGTGTGTGCTGGTTATGGTTACTTTCAGAATTGAAACGGATGATGAAACGAACACTTTTTCTTCAGGAGAATTAAAATCCTTTTTTTGCATTTACCTTTGCGAAGTAACCTTGACAGTGCGGATATGAAGTTGGGTTTGGGGAACTGTAAATGGTAAATGTTGGTTTTCATGACTGGAGACAGGTAAACCCTGGTGTGCCAGGTCGCAATCCtgaatttcttccctaatggTGTGTGTTTACTTATAACACATGAAGTActtggttcaaggaggcagctcaccaccacctcagggGTAACCAGAgacagtaataaatgctggcccagtcagtgctgcccatgtcccacaagtgaattaaaaggaAAGTCCATCTGCTACACCTTTTTGCAGTctcctcatttaaataatattctactcatctgggtggctcaatggttagcactgctgtctcacagtgccagggacccagatttgattctgcCCTCAGTTGACTGTGTggtttttgcacattctcccatagtccaaaactgtgaaggttaggtggattggccatctgAATTGTCCAGGGTgttagggatgtgcagactaggtcggttagccgtgggaaatgcagggttacagggatgggtctgggtttgggtgggatgctcttcgaggGGTTTGTGCAGGCTCGGAgaaggccaaatagcctgcttctacagtgtagggattcgatgattctattcttcctaccaaagtgcataacttggTGTTTTCCATGTGTATGTTCCATCTGACAAGTTCTCACTCACCCATCAATTCTGTATCTGCAGATTATTACAGACTTAGGACGTGCAATTGCCTTTCATTGGCCATATATGTACTTGAGATAAAGCATAATCCAGAGGATTCATGCTtttctgaaaaacaaaattgattcATACTTCTAATGAATGGACTTGCAAACCTCTTTCAGGGAAAGGTTATGTATTGTTGATGATGCAGTTGCAATGCACTATTTTTGATTGTTAAATCCTTCATTACAGAGGTGACTTTTAATGTTAATCTTTTCCTTTCCCAGATTCTGTAGATGGAGTAACTTCAAGCAACACGGTTAAAGCCTTAGAGTCTTCCGCTATCGCATTCAAGAATGATGTATTGCCTCCTCCTACAACTCTTACTACTAGTATGGCAATGACAACTGACATTGCAGGGTTTAAGCCAATTGATGTTTTGAACTTTTCATGTTCCTCCATCACCCAGCCACTTATAACTCCAATCAATAAACCTGCTACCAAAGCCATCACTACCACCACCAACTCATGCCAGGTTTCTGCTCTTGTAAGTCCACAAGAAAATAAAGTTAGCAAAGAGCCTGAAATGAGTACCGTTGCATGTACAGGGAGTTCTGCACCTCCAAGCACAAGTTTTAGCCTGCCTAGCACAGTGACTGCAAAGCCAGCAGTCACTAGTGTCACAGCTCCTTCATCTGCCAGTACAGCTGGGTTTAAGCCAGTCTTTGGTCTGCCAGTGGCACAGCAGACCAATATCGTCTCAACAGCGTCGAGTTTGACAATGCCAGTTACTACACCTGTGACTTTGGCATCAATAACATCAAGCTGTGCTACCTCAACTATTTCATTCAAACCAGTGTTTGGGAACTCTTCGACACCTGCAACTTCAACTACCACATCTACACCATTCACATTTGGTCAGTCAACTCAAGCTGCTATTAATAACGAAACTGCTGTTACCACAACTTGTCCAAAATCTATTTCTTCTCTATTCCCATTTACAGCCTCCAATTCACTAGCAGGTTCAAATGTTGATTCGGAAACAAAGGGCTCAAAAGCCACATTTAGTTTTGGTTTAAGTGTTGCTGTTACTTCAAAACCCAATACTACAACTACTGCAATTAACAACGTTTCATCACCGCAACTGTTTCAGTTTGgttcaaacccttcaaccacCACAGCAGCACCGAGTGATGTATTCCAGTTTGGGAAGGGCTCTGCAGATACGTCTGCAACATCAGCTAGCCCACGAGCTTCTGTCTTTggacaatcaacagtggtcacAAGCCAGGTGTCAACAAGTATTGCACCCACTTCAAATTTATTTGGGGGTTTTGGCCCTTCAGTGTCAACACCTGCTACCACTTCAAGTGGGCAGCTTGCTCTTGCGTTTGGAAACTCCGCAAAAACCTCCCTATTTGGTAATGCCACAAGCGCACCACCTTTCGGTGGTCCGACAGCCCAACTTAACTTTGGAGGCACAGGCAGTCAGTCAACGTTTGGAACAAATGCTGCAGCAACTCAGAAAGTCCCAAGTAAAACTCCTGCCTTTGGCAATGCTGTTACTCCCTTCAGTTTTGGAGCTTCTGCAGTCAAGTCAGCCTTTCCAAGTACCACTTCGCAGTCTACATTTGGAACTCCCAGCCAGTCAGTGTTCGGGAGTGCTACAGCCCAGACTGGATTTGGATCAGTTTCTACACAGCCATTTGGCAGCACCTCCGCAGCTTTCTCATTTGGTACAACCACCACTTCCACTGCTGCTCCAATGTTCAATGCTACGAAGAGTTTGAGTGGTGGTACAACTGGGTCGATCTTTGGCTCTTCACAGATGGTTGGCTTTGGTTCATCGAACCAGGCAGCTGTAACAACTAGCGGTTTCACTCTTGCTGCGTCAAATCCAAATATAGCTGCAGCTGGCTTCTTTGGTTCAGGTCAGAGTGGATTTTGTTCTTCAAACCCTTCCGTCCCATTTGCCACTTCCACTTCGACGGCGTCATCTCAAAATATGTTTGGTTCAGCATTGACTAACCAGGCCCAGCAGAACCAGAGCACTCCACAGTTCAACTTTGGAGCCACAAACACAGTTGAGAACAAACCTGTATTTGGAGGTGAGTGAAACCATTGACAGTTTAAATGTTGATGGGATTTGTTCCTAGGGTACATTAGTCCTCCTTATCAGAACTCAGTTACTTGAATTCTAGTATTACTTGTACAGATGGCTGTAAGCTGCAACTGTGTCCTTCAAGATGTGTTTGTCCCTCTTATGTTTCCTCCTCGATCTCCAACTTAGCTTCTTTGAGTACCTTTTCGTGTTGGGTGTTCCCCTCTGTGAGGGATGCCAATGGAAATATATCCTGTCTTTGGGCAACATTGATATAAAGGACTCTTATGGTCATTGTGATGCAGAATAAAGTTAGCCACTGGTCAATCACTTTCAGGCCAGCAGTCCTAGTTTGAGTTCTTCATTCTTTACATTGTCTGTTTTGATATCCGGTGTGTTCACAGCAGAAACTAGATGGAGTAGATTTTATGGCAAACTATTTTTGCTAGTTTCCTTCCATTTGCTCTTGCAAAGCTGGCACATGATTCCTCAGCAACTGTTGTGTTCTTGAAATGTTCTTGTGTGTGTCATGACAaaagaattatttttgaaatttggcCATTATTGCTACATTAGCAAATGTGACAGCCAAATTGCATACATGAAGATTACACAAGCAGCGGAGATTACTTGGATTTGCTTTTTATTTGGTATTGCTCATGAAAGGGATGTTGGCCAGGATGGCAGGAGAATTTCATGCTCCTCTTTGAAAATTGCCATAGGATCTCTTGTGTTTGGTTGAATTAgtggattgaacctcagtttgtGTTGTTAGCATTCTGTTTGACCTCGATTTTAATTACAGATACAGATGAAGTGGGATGAAGAATACAGCTTCTGAGTTGAACTTAAATTTAATTCTAAATCCAGGCTCATTCCTCCTTGTTTACCACCACAATAACTGAACTTGCATTGAAGTCACTGCCCataacaagtcccatttgccttctgtGATCCAAATCTGGCAATTTCCTGATCTTTTTGACTGGCAATGAATTTGCTAATAGAGATTGGTTGGCTAGTGTTCAATATTGTTTAATACGTGGATAAAGATAATTTCATTTATGCAGTTAGTTCGTGTATTCCATTAGGACTTGTGTGTTTCGAAGGAACAtttctggaaaaagcacagcaagctaagcagcatcagaggagaagagGAGCCGACGTTTCAGGACCGAGGACCTGATGAGAGGTTCCGACTTGAAAGGTTGACTGACCTTCCCTTCAGAtggtgcttgacctgctgtgttttatcCAGCTCCACTCTTAACtcactctgactcttcagcatctgcagtcgtcactatTGCCAAGAAACATTTCTGGACCTACTAGGGCTTAGGTTCTCAGAAATCTGGTGGTATATTGAATTGAGAGGTCTTCTGAGAAGATGCTCGAAATTTTGGGTAATTCTGTTGGTGTCTAAAGACAGTAACTTTGAACATGTAATGCAGGGGCTCAAATTGAAACTTCATCTTCAAGGTAAACAGTTGGAGCTTACCATTATTGAATCACTCCACTGTGCAAGTAGaatttttaaatacattaaaaatacTTCTGTGCTTTAAATCCAAGTTATTTTAGCGTAGGTTGTTTTTGGCCTGGAGATTTTCTATTTGGTTAATGCTGAAGTCGCTTGTCCGTGTGGTACTTTTTAATTCTCAGTAGAATACAAATTTAAGATGTCAGtattttattaaaaatgttttttttgcttCTCATACTCTGCTGAATTCATCAAGTACAAAACCGAAGCTATTGGTTGCCTAGGTATCCCCTAGTCTGGTTGTCTCAACCAAAAATGGACATTGCTAAAGCACCCTTTTGTGCAGGAGTGTTGTGTTCAATTAAGGTGTCACGACATTTGCGTCAGTTTAGATCTTGTCTCAACAGCAGTGTGTCCCAAGGTCTTGTGATCTATATGGCAGACAAGTGACAAGATTGGAGGTATGCGTTTGTTATTTGTTAAATTTGAGTTCATATTTCAGATACTTGTACTGAGTTCAGTACTACCAGCACACATTTGTCTTGAATACCAAGACTGAAGTGTGCAGGGTTTGCACTTGCAAAGCATTTGCACTGAATCCAAACAAAATGCTCATCTTTTTACATAATCTTGCCTGAACAATTTAACAGTTAAAACAAAATTAGACCATTGCAACTCTAATTAACCTGGCTATCAAAACTCGGATACTGTCGTTCCTTGGTAATTGATCTGCATTTTTACTGGGAATTCACTATCAAAAGACAAGTGAGGGCTCTAAACCACTTTAATTTGTCTGGTGAACAAGACCCTTCTGCCATCTTTTCCGTTTTCTTAACCTCTTGGTTTTCACTCTGTTATGGACCGGAccaaaccaaaccccctcaaaatgtatTAAGACGATAGTCTAGGCGCTAACTGTTTCTTATTTTGAAGATAAGTGTAAGGCTTTGCtttccaaatgcaatttgattggtcaaattactcCACTTTCTGCAAAACACACTTTGTTTGCACTAGAATTAAAATACAGgcacaataaaaataaaagaattagtTTAATTGCAATCTATCGAAATGCTTTAACCAAACAAAAATGATCTGCTCTAATATAGTGACATCCTTGCATCCTTGGCAAagtcaaattcagtaaaatagattgttccTCATGCACTTCTTGCAGCAgaaagaacccccccccccccccccccccggcttttagttgtaacagagagaggaataaaaatTTCCACATTCAACTTCAAGACCCCAGTAATTGctaaaacccacaaccactttaaTCTAAAAGGGCAGTCGATACACAACAATTGATAGTTCCTCTCCAAggcactcactatcctgatttggaagtatatAGCTATTCCTTCATCGATTCTTGGTTaaaatcctcaaattccctccctcataaCATTGAGTCtgcctacagcatgtggactgcagcatttcaaggtaGTAGCTCACCACTGCCAAGCCCCcatgtgagtgaataaaaaaaactatacaAATATATCTTGCACTGCAATGACACAGTAAAATAAATCGCATCTCTGAGACATAAACCTGAATGTTAAGTGAAAGCTAACATAAATTTACATATCTGACCAATGTccacactttttgttttcagcaaaGGACATCTCAAGAGAACTGACTAAATTTCAATGctattagacaagatttaggacgcataggatggtgaaggaaactacaggggatgggcacaattgaaatgtggagcttattcaaggaccagctactgcagatccttgataagtatgtactggtcaggcagggaagaagttgtcgagcgcaggagccatggtttactaaggaaattgaatctcttgtcaagaggaaaaagaaggcttatgttaggatgagatgtgatgggtcagttagggtgcttgagagttacaaggtagccaggaaagacctaaagagagagctaagaagagtcaggaggggacatgagaagtcattggtagataggatcaaggaaaaccctgaggCTTTCTATAGGAATTAAggaatgattagagtaagattatggccaatcaagcatagtagtgggaagttgtgcttgcAGTAAGAGGACATAAGGGAATACTTTTTGTcggtattcacactagaaaaagacaatgtggtcaaggagaatactgagatacaggctactagacaagGTGGGATTGAGGAGCATGAGGTGGAGGTGTTAGTAATTCTAGACATGTCTCAGGATCTTCGACAGATTTCTGGAGTACATTTTGTCGAcagtagacactgctgctactgaatgttggtgatggagggagtggatgtttatgaaTGTGGTGCCTATTAAGcatgctgttttgtcctggatggagtcaagcctcttgactgttgttggacctgcacccatccagacaactggagagtattccatcacactcctgacttgttccttgtagatggtgaacaggttttggcAAGTCCGGTGATAgattatttgctgcagtattccaaatctctgacctgctgttgtagccactgtattaaaATGATGAGTtcacttgagtttctggtcaatggtaatcccgaGGATGATGTTAGTggcggattca
The Chiloscyllium plagiosum isolate BGI_BamShark_2017 chromosome 28, ASM401019v2, whole genome shotgun sequence DNA segment above includes these coding regions:
- the pom121 gene encoding nuclear envelope pore membrane protein POM 121 isoform X1, which gives rise to MSPAHKRSVITWAAGLGFALLFSFYILGWYLLGLLAVVSAWVYYSSLEGVGPRPGLRDLLDRTVAFLLGTRWAEVLHNRLNGGGGHWKGRGRSVRGRPQAGPRNPGRAPGNSCKWELVNCEQRNPLAEAYADERSPADLMMGSYLSNENSAQASFGNREIRNRYSRPNPMQTPTRRLSFGEHQAMMNKFTVTPRRRYPIHQPQYSVPGTLPTVRWDGYQKKNVLSSRNSPMVQSPVTVKIARPDANMMRSSLLDYMMSPAVSPLTDPCSKATVLSALKESRKRAVEDDAERTLISERENKRRRHDSSGSGHSAFEPLLANGAPASLIPKPGTLKRSTNSQCSDDPISKRSRTSSISSLSSTCVGGKHSSPRNPIFSSYSSTRGHVQGAKNYVCVRNASPLSSPASSRSQTPERPGKKKREEVVQRSDTSTPVKVDRTEKDQTVEEESVCLLSKSSPSTVDCSPSEGDGKRKRKIPLLSKRKGDQLTLHPPLELGYTITADDVDSEKKAGLDRIKKALQEKEEPAKSPTPVTTTTVPSLSVTFTAPTGEISAEPTASSTPISAVVSSPLLVSLKKMQNCSNAVSNSDSVDGVTSSNTVKALESSAIAFKNDVLPPPTTLTTSMAMTTDIAGFKPIDVLNFSCSSITQPLITPINKPATKAITTTTNSCQVSALVSPQENKVSKEPEMSTVACTGSSAPPSTSFSLPSTVTAKPAVTSVTAPSSASTAGFKPVFGLPVAQQTNIVSTASSLTMPVTTPVTLASITSSCATSTISFKPVFGNSSTPATSTTTSTPFTFGQSTQAAINNETAVTTTCPKSISSLFPFTASNSLAGSNVDSETKGSKATFSFGLSVAVTSKPNTTTTAINNVSSPQLFQFGSNPSTTTAAPSDVFQFGKGSADTSATSASPRASVFGQSTVVTSQVSTSIAPTSNLFGGFGPSVSTPATTSSGQLALAFGNSAKTSLFGNATSAPPFGGPTAQLNFGGTGSQSTFGTNAAATQKVPSKTPAFGNAVTPFSFGASAVKSAFPSTTSQSTFGTPSQSVFGSATAQTGFGSVSTQPFGSTSAAFSFGTTTTSTAAPMFNATKSLSGGTTGSIFGSSQMVGFGSSNQAAVTTSGFTLAASNPNIAAAGFFGSGQSGFCSSNPSVPFATSTSTASSQNMFGSALTNQAQQNQSTPQFNFGATNTVENKPVFGGFNFGTTTLNFGAGTAASGFGQSTPSGNFSFGPTGAPATTFGSPGAGAAAPSAFAGTPTFSIGAGSRPTGTRQRLQARRQHVRKR
- the pom121 gene encoding nuclear envelope pore membrane protein POM 121 isoform X2 — translated: MSPAHKRSVITWAAGLGFALLFSFYILGWYLLGLLAVVSAWVYYSSLEGVGPRPGLRDLLDRTVAFLLGTRWAEVLHNRLNGGGGHWKGRGRSVRGRPQAGPRNPGRAPGNSCKWELVNCEQRNPLAEAYADERSPADLMMGSYLSNENSAQASFGNREIRNRYSRPNPMQTPTRRLSFGEHQAMMNKFTVTPRRRYPIHQPQYSVPGTLPTVRWDGYQKKNVLSSRNSPMVQSPVTVKIARPDANMMRSSLLDYMMSPAVSPLTDPCSKATVLSALKESRKRAVEDDAERTLISERENKRRRHDSSGSGHSAFEPLLANGAPASLIPKPGTLKRSTNSQCSDDPISKRSRTSSISSLSSTCVGGKHSSPRNPIFSSYSSTRGHVQGAKNYVCVRNASPLSSPASSRSQTPERPGKKKREEVVQRSDTSTPVKVDRTEKDQTVEEESVCLLSKSSPSTVDCSPSEGDGKRKRKIPLLSKRKGDQLTLHPPLELGYTITADDVDSEKKAGLDRIKKALQEKEEPAKSPTPVTTTTVPSLSVTFTAPTGEISAEPTASSTPISAVVSSPLLVSLKKMQNCSNAVSNSDSVDGVTSSNTVKALESSAIAFKNDVLPPPTTLTTSMAMTTDIAGFKPIDVLNFSCSSITQPLITPINKPATKAITTTTNSCQVSALVSPQENKVSKEPEMSTVACTGSSAPPSTSFSLPSTVTAKPAVTSVTAPSSASTAGFKPVFGLPVAQQTNIVSTASSLTMPVTTPVTLASITSSCATSTISFKPVFGNSSTPATSTTTSTPFTFGQSTQAAINNETAVTTTCPKSISSLFPFTASNSLAGSNVDSETKGSKATFSFGLSVAVTSKPNTTTTAINNVSSPQLFQFGSNPSTTTAAPSDVFQFGKGSADTSATSASPRASVFGQSTVVTSQVSTSIAPTSNLFGGFGPSVSTPATTSSGQLALAFGNSAKTSLFGNATSAPPFGGPTAQLNFGGTGSQSTFGTNAAATQKVPSKTPAFGNAVTPFSFGASAVKSAFPSTTSQSTFGTPSQSVFGSATAQTGFGSVSTQPFGSTSAAFSFGTTTTSTAAPMFNATKSLSGGTTGSIFGSSQMVGFGSSNQAAVTTSGFTLAASNPNIAAAGFFGSGQSGFCSSNPSVPFATSTSTASSQNMFGSALTNQAQQNQSTPQFNFGATNTVENKPVFGGFNFGTTTLNFGAGTAASGFGQSTPSGNFSFGPTGAPATTFGSPGAGAAAPSAFGTPTFSIGAGSRPTGTRQRLQARRQHVRKR
- the pom121 gene encoding nuclear envelope pore membrane protein POM 121 isoform X3, whose amino-acid sequence is MSPAHKRSVITWAAGLGFALLFSFYILGWYLLGLLAVVSAWVYYSSLEGVGPRPGLRDLLDRTVAFLLGTRWAEVLHNRLNGGGGHWKGRGRSVRGRPQAGPRNPGRAPGNSCKWELVNCEQRNPLAEAYADERSPADLMMGSYLSNENSAQASFGNREIRNRYSRPNPMQTPTRRLSFGEHQAMMNKFTVTPRRRYPIHQPQYSVPGTLPTVRWDGYQKKNVLSSRNSPMVQSPVTVKIARPDANMMRSSLLDYMMSPAVSPLTDPCSKATVLSALKESRKRAVEDDAERTLISERENKRRRHDSSGSGHSAFEPLLANGAPASLIPKPGTLKRSTNSQCSDDPISKRSRTSSISSLSSTCVGGKHSSPRNPIFSSYSSTRGHVQGAKNYVCVRNASPLSSPASSRSQTPERPGKKKREEVVQRSDTSTPVKVDRTEKDQTVEEESVCLLSKSSPSTVDCSPSEGDGKRKRKIPLLSKRKGDQLTLHPPLELGYTITADDVDSEKKAGLDRIKKALQEKEEPAKSPTPVTTTTVPSLSVTFTAPTGEISAEPTASSTPISAVVSSPLLVSLKKMQNCSNAVSNSDSVDGVTSSNTVKALESSAIAFKNDVLPPPTTLTTSMAMTTDIAGFKPIDVLNFSCSSITQPLITPINKPATKAITTTTNSCQVSALVSPQENKVSKEPEMSTVACTGSSAPPSTSFSLPSTVTAKPAVTSVTAPSSASTAGFKPVFGLPVAQQTNIVSTASSLTMPVTTPVTLASITSSCATSTISFKPVFGNSSTPATSTTTSTPFTFGQSTQAAINNETAVTTTCPKSISSLFPFTASNSLAGSNVDSETKGSKATFSFGLSVAVTSKPNTTTTAINNVSSPQLFQFGSNPSTTTAAPSDVFQFGKGSADTSATSASPRASVFGQSTVVTSQVSTSIAPTSNLFGGFGPSVSTPATTSSGQLALAFGNSAKTSLFGNATSAPPFGGPTAQLNFGGTGSQSTFGTNAAATQKVPSKTPAFGNAVTPFSFGASAVKSAFPSTTSQSTFGTPSQSVFGSATAQTGFGSVSTQPFGSTSAAFSFGTTTTSTAAPMFNATKSLSGGTTGSIFGSSQMVGFGSSNQAAVTTSGFTLAASNPNIAAAGFFGSGQSGFCSSNPSVPFATSTSTASSQNMFGSALTNQAQQNQSTPQFNFGATNTVENKPVFGGTAASGFGQSTPSGNFSFGPTGAPATTFGSPGAGAAAPSAFAGTPTFSIGAGSRPTGTRQRLQARRQHVRKR
- the pom121 gene encoding nuclear envelope pore membrane protein POM 121 isoform X4; its protein translation is MMNKFTVTPRRRYPIHQPQYSVPGTLPTVRWDGYQKKNVLSSRNSPMVQSPVTVKIARPDANMMRSSLLDYMMSPAVSPLTDPCSKATVLSALKESRKRAVEDDAERTLISERENKRRRHDSSGSGHSAFEPLLANGAPASLIPKPGTLKRSTNSQCSDDPISKRSRTSSISSLSSTCVGGKHSSPRNPIFSSYSSTRGHVQGAKNYVCVRNASPLSSPASSRSQTPERPGKKKREEVVQRSDTSTPVKVDRTEKDQTVEEESVCLLSKSSPSTVDCSPSEGDGKRKRKIPLLSKRKGDQLTLHPPLELGYTITADDVDSEKKAGLDRIKKALQEKEEPAKSPTPVTTTTVPSLSVTFTAPTGEISAEPTASSTPISAVVSSPLLVSLKKMQNCSNAVSNSDSVDGVTSSNTVKALESSAIAFKNDVLPPPTTLTTSMAMTTDIAGFKPIDVLNFSCSSITQPLITPINKPATKAITTTTNSCQVSALVSPQENKVSKEPEMSTVACTGSSAPPSTSFSLPSTVTAKPAVTSVTAPSSASTAGFKPVFGLPVAQQTNIVSTASSLTMPVTTPVTLASITSSCATSTISFKPVFGNSSTPATSTTTSTPFTFGQSTQAAINNETAVTTTCPKSISSLFPFTASNSLAGSNVDSETKGSKATFSFGLSVAVTSKPNTTTTAINNVSSPQLFQFGSNPSTTTAAPSDVFQFGKGSADTSATSASPRASVFGQSTVVTSQVSTSIAPTSNLFGGFGPSVSTPATTSSGQLALAFGNSAKTSLFGNATSAPPFGGPTAQLNFGGTGSQSTFGTNAAATQKVPSKTPAFGNAVTPFSFGASAVKSAFPSTTSQSTFGTPSQSVFGSATAQTGFGSVSTQPFGSTSAAFSFGTTTTSTAAPMFNATKSLSGGTTGSIFGSSQMVGFGSSNQAAVTTSGFTLAASNPNIAAAGFFGSGQSGFCSSNPSVPFATSTSTASSQNMFGSALTNQAQQNQSTPQFNFGATNTVENKPVFGGFNFGTTTLNFGAGTAASGFGQSTPSGNFSFGPTGAPATTFGSPGAGAAAPSAFAGTPTFSIGAGSRPTGTRQRLQARRQHVRKR